TGGTCCACCGCGGAGACCTCGGCCAAGCTGGTCACCTCCGAGGCCCGTGACCCGGCGGTCGCCGCCACGCAGTCGCACATCGGTATGGACCAGCTGGTGGAGTACAACTGGCGGCTCTCCGTCGGCGACACCGAGCTCACGGACGAGGAGATGGCCGAGCTGGTCACCTCCAAGTCCGGCCTGATCCGCCTGCGCGGCGAGTGGGTGCTCGCGGACACCTCGTCCCTGGGCAAGGTCCAGAACTACATGGATAGGCTCACCGAGTCCTCCCGCAAGCGCCAGCGGGCGAAGCTCGACGCGATGACCAAGGCGGCGGAGCTCGCCCGCGCCAACGACGAACCCGGGTGGCAGCAGCTCCTCGCCGAGGTGGAGAACCTCCGGGAGGAGTTCAACAACGAGTTCGCCCATTTCGGCGAGGTCACGCTCGCCGAGCTGCGCGAGCTGGCGCTGGAGTCCATGGCCGAGGAACCCATCGAGTTCGTCGGTTCGACGTGGCACGCCAGCCTCCTCGGCGGCGCGCAGACCCCCGCGCCCGAGCGCCTGGACATCCCCGACACCGTGCACGCTGACCTGCGCCCCTACCAGCGGCGCGGCGTGGACTGGCTGTACTGGATGTCGCGCAACAACCTGGGTGCGGTGCTCGCCGACGACATGGGCCTGGGCAAGACGTTGCAGCTGCTCACTCTGCTCGCCGTCGAACACGCCCGCGGCGAATCCACCGGCCCCACCCTCGTGGTCGCCCCCACCAGCGTGGTGGGCAACTGGGCGCGCGAGGCCGCCAAGTTCACGCCCGGCCTGCGCACCGTGGTGCAGCACGGGGTGGAGCGCCTGCACGGGGAGGAACTCGCCGAGGCCATCGGCGACGCCGACCTGGTGATCACCTCCTACGGCGTGGTCGGTCGTGACCACAAGGAACTCGCGGAGACGCTGTGGGACCATGTGGTGCTCGACGAGGCGCAGGCGATCAAGAACTCGTCGACCCGGGCGTCGAAAAGCGTCCGTGCACTCCGTTCGCGGCATCGCCTCGCGCTCACCGGCACGCCGGTGGAGAACCGGCTGAGTGAGATGCGGTCCATCCTGGACTTCGTCAATCCGGGGGTGCTCGGGTCGACGAGCTTCTTCCGCAACCACTTCGCCAAGGCCATCGAGCGCGAGCAGGACGAGGAGATGTCGGAACGACTGCGCCGGCTCACCGCCCCGTTCATCCTGCGCAGGTTGAAGACCGACTCCTCGATCATCGACGACCTGCCGGACAAGACCGAACAGATCATCACCGTGCAGATGACCTCTGAGCAGGCCGCGCTGTACAAGGCGCTGACCGATTCCGTGCAGAAGGAGCTGGAGGAGCGCCAGGGGATGGCGCGGCGCGGGCTGGTGCTGGCCACCATCACGCGCATCAAACAGATCTGCAACCACCCGGCGCACTTCCTCGGCGACGGCTCCGGTGTGGTTCTGCGGGGGAGACACCGCTCGGGCAAGGTGCAGGAACTCATGCGGCTCATCGACGTCGCCGTGGAGACCGATCAGCGCATGCTCATCTTCACGCAGTACCGGGCGTTCGGCGACATCATCAGGCCGTATCTTTCCGAACGACTCGGCGAGGACATCCCCTTCCTCCACGGCGGGGTGAGCAAGACCAATCGCGACGCCATGGTGGACCGGTTCCAGGCCACGGACGGGCCGCGGGCGATGATCCTCTCGCTCAAGGCGGGTGGCACGGGCCTGAACCTCACGGCGGCGTCGATGGTCGTGCACATGGACCGGTGGTGGAACCCGGCCGTGGAGAATCAGGCCACCGACCGGGCGTTCCGCATCGGGCAGCACCGCAACGTCGCGGTGTACAAGATGATCACCGCGGGCACACTGGAGGAGAGCATCCAGGACATTCTCGACGGCAAGACACAGCTGGCGGGTGCCGTCGTCGGCGAGGGGGAGGGCTGGATCACCGAGCTCGATCCGGAGCAGCTCGCCCAGCTCATGAGTTACCGGGAGAGGGAGAGCTGACAACATGGCAGAGAAGAACCGCCCGAGCGAAGACAACGTCATCTACGCCAACTTCGGGGCCCGCACGCGGGTGTCCCGGGCGTCCGAGATCCCCGAGCGACCCCTGGCCGCCCGACTGTCCCCGGCGGCGCACCGGCTGTGGAACGCGGCTACGACGCGAACGGATCAGGGCAGGGTGACCCGCGGGCGCCAGTACGCGCAGGCCGGCAACGTCGTCGACCTCTCGGTGCGCAACGGCGCCGCCCACGGCCGCGTGGCCGGCTCGCAGAACGAGCCCTTCACCGTCTCCGTCATCCTCCCGTACCGCACCGCGGATGAGATCGGGGAGATCTCCGAGATCCTCGCGCGCACCACCAACGGCATGTCCCGCGCTCGGCTGGGGCGTATCGACGACCGCGTGCTCGACCTCATCTTCGGCGAGGCCCCCGACGACATCCGTTTCGGCTGCGACTGCCCCGACCCGCAGCTGATCTGCAAACACACCATCGCCGTGGTCGACCGGCTGGCCGCCAAGATCGACGCCGACCCCTCGCTCGCCTTCCAGCTGCGTGGCCTGACCCTGGACTCCCTGGAGAGCGCGGTGCTCGACCAGGCGCAGATCGTCTCGGCGGAGTCCACGGAGGACGGCAGCGACAAGTTCTGGAGCGGGCGGGAGCTGCCCGACCTGCCCCGGCCCAAGCTCGCCCCGGCGTTGGAGGATTCGGACCTGGACATCCTGCACAAGGCCATGCGGTCCATCTCCTTCACCAACATCGACCAGCTGCGGGCCGTGTCCGATATCGAAGACCTGTACGACCACCTGACCCGCTGAGCCGGGCGGGTGTCCGGGGCGTCTGATAGAAAGTGGAGCCATGACACGAGTGCGATTCATCCACACCTCTGACCTGCAGATAGGCATGACCCGGTGGTTCCTCGGCCTGGACCAGCCCCTCTTCGACGACTCCCGCCTGGCCGCCATCCGGCGCCTGGGTGAGCTGGCCACCGAGACCGGTTCCGAGTTCATCGTCGTCGCCGGCGACGTGTTCGAACACAACTCCCTGAGCGAGCGGGTCATCGGCCGGGCGTTGGAGGCGCTGCGCGCCCTACCCGTGCCCGTGTACCTGCTCCCCGGCAACCATGACCCGCTCGTGGCGGACAACATCTTCCGCCGCACCGAGGGCGTCGAGGGTGTACATGTGGTGACGTCGACGGAGCCCGTCCCGGTGTCCGAGGGTGTGGAGATCGTCGGCGCCCCGTGGCGCTCGAAGTTCCCCGTCGGCGACCTGGTGCGGGTGGCGCTCGAGCCGCTTGTGCCCACCGACGCGATCCGCATCGGGCTCGCGCACGGGCAGATCGAATCCCGCTCGAGTGACGCCGTCGCCGGGCTCATCGACCTGGCGTACGTGGAGGAGAAACTTGCCGTCGGCACCCTCGACTACCTCGCGATGGGGGACACCCACTCCACGGCGTCGCTGAGCAGCACCGGCAGGGTGTGGTTCTCCGGGGCGCCGGAGACCACCGACTTCGCGGAGCAGTCCGGGGGCGGGGAGAACGATTCCGGCAATGCGCTGGTGGTGACGGTGGTGAAGGAAGGCCTGACCAGCGAGGTGGAGGTGGAGAAACACTCCGTGGGCCAGTGGATGTTTGCCTCTCTGTCCGCGGATCTCTACTGCGCGGAGGATGTCGAGGACTTCCTCGCCCGCCTCGACGCCTACCCCGAGAAGGAACGCACGGTGATCAAGTACGCGCTGTCCGGCACCCTCACGCTCACCGACACGCAGAACCTCGAGCAGGGCATCGACGCCCGCCGCCCCGTCTTCGCCGCACTCTACGAGCGTGAACGCCTCATGGATCTGCACCTCGAACCCGGCGACGACGAGATCGAACACCTCTCCGTCGGCGGGGTTGCCCAGGGTGCCCTGGCGGAGCTCTTCGACGACCCCGACGACCCCATCGCCCGCGACGCGGTGAACCTCATGTTCCGCCTGGCCAAGGAGTCCTGACACCATGCGCATCCACTCACTGACCATCGACAACGTCCGGGCGATCGAGCACCTGGAGATCACGGGCCTGCCCGACACCGGCGTGGTCGTCGTGCACGGCGACAACGAGCAGGGAAAATCCACCATTCTGGATGCCCTGGACGCGGTCCTCAACCACCGGCACAGCTCCGGCAAGGGGGAGGTCAAGCAGCTCGCCCCGGTGCACCGCGACGAGGCGCCCGAGGTCACCGCGCGGTTGAGCGTGGGCCCGGTGGAGTTGACCATCCGCAAGCGCTGGCTGAAGAAGAAGTCGGCGGAGCTCACCGTCCACGCCCCGAGCCGGGGGAACTACACCGGCGCGGAGGCGGACCTCAAGCTGGAGGAGATCCTCGGCGAGCACCTGGACAAGAACCTGATAGAGGCTCTGTTCCTGCGCCAGGGCACTTTCGCTGAGGCAGTGAAGGCGGCCGGCATCCCCTCCCTGCAGCGTGCGCTGGCGGGGGAGCAGGGGGAGGAAGCCGTCGACGCGACCGAGGATGACGCGCTCATGGCCGCCGTGGAGAAGGAATACGGCCGTTTCTTCACCAACACCGGCAAGGAGAACAAGGCGCTGATCAACTCGCGCCGGGACCGGGACAAGGCCGCCGAAGAACTGGCGGACGCCGAGAAGCAGCTTCGGGATCTGCAGTCCTACGTGGACCAGGTGGACCGCCTTGAGCAGTCCCGTGACGGAGACGTAGCGGACCTCCCGGCGGCCAGGGAGCAACTGGAAGAAGCCGAGGCGGCTCTCGTCGCAGCGCGCCAGGCGGAGTCGGGCGCTGCGGTCGTACGCGGGGAGGTCGAGCGGGTCAGGCAGGCGGTGACGGCGGCCCAGCGACAGCTCGCTGAGCGTTCCGAGCTCGAGGAGGAGGCAGCCGAGCTCTCCTCGGCCGAGGCCGCTCTGGCCACCCGCCTGACCCAGGCCAAGGAGAAGGCGGAGCAGCAGGCGGCGCAGGTGGCCACGCTCGGGAAGCTGTGGGAGGAGGCCAAGCAGCGCCGCGCAGCAGCCGTCGACAGTGTGAAGGCCGCCCGGAAGATGTTGGAGGTTCTGGAGAACGCTGCCGCCCGCGATGAGCTGGCCGGGGTCGTGGAGAAGCTGGACGCGCTCGATGAGAACATAGCCTCGGTGCGGGCGCGGGCGGCTGGTAAGCAGGTCACGGACCGGGATGTCCGTGCGGTAGAGCAGGCGGTGCAGGAGGTCGAGGTGGCCCGCCGCTTCCGCGACATGGCGGTGCCCCACCTGGAGCTGACCTCCGCTGGAGAAGCCACGGTCTCGGTCAACGGCGAACCGGCCACGGTCGGGCAGTCCCTGCGTGTGGACATGCGCGAGGGCACCGAGCTGACCATCGGCGAGGTGACGGCGACGTATCACGCCGGCAACTCGACGGACGCCTCCGCGGACGAGACGGTCGAGCGCGCCGAGGCTGCGCTCGCCGACCAGCTCGCCGAGCTGGGCTGTGCGGACCTGGATCAGGTGCGACAGCTGCGTGAGGAGGCCCGTTCGACCGAGCAGGGCATGGCCCGGCTGGTGGAACAGCGCACGGATCTGCTGGCCGGCCGCTCTG
This sequence is a window from Corynebacterium doosanense CAU 212 = DSM 45436. Protein-coding genes within it:
- a CDS encoding DEAD/DEAH box helicase, which produces MPSFLLHGLWLPGSGLNLWVEQIAGHRIVLPSAVPKGTFPPVVEGLLEDSMFRHRARVTLQTPKGKAVELTIPTAALAPGKTVEWLSILSFLDNPSPAATASQRESIAPDLYWLIRMYTGLSRFIKAGRVTIRMAYEDSAWWPQWQLATGLGERGWVAEMISAAPGILSINNRNLTEDLSDTLTHFIASAELADLRDKPRPYPWHDFADSLLTGHPLRRGGAGLLRALNEWRGSITAVDLQLVFIIEQPPADEDSSDPQDATWPVRVQVRSGTDAPKPVRLAELDRGSIETLRAEQRKAVELTSLVDHHLHPMGATNYRRGNPQYEGDWDVYLNTDDIVTFIGKDAPKLRSNGFTVMLPKAWSTAETSAKLVTSEARDPAVAATQSHIGMDQLVEYNWRLSVGDTELTDEEMAELVTSKSGLIRLRGEWVLADTSSLGKVQNYMDRLTESSRKRQRAKLDAMTKAAELARANDEPGWQQLLAEVENLREEFNNEFAHFGEVTLAELRELALESMAEEPIEFVGSTWHASLLGGAQTPAPERLDIPDTVHADLRPYQRRGVDWLYWMSRNNLGAVLADDMGLGKTLQLLTLLAVEHARGESTGPTLVVAPTSVVGNWAREAAKFTPGLRTVVQHGVERLHGEELAEAIGDADLVITSYGVVGRDHKELAETLWDHVVLDEAQAIKNSSTRASKSVRALRSRHRLALTGTPVENRLSEMRSILDFVNPGVLGSTSFFRNHFAKAIEREQDEEMSERLRRLTAPFILRRLKTDSSIIDDLPDKTEQIITVQMTSEQAALYKALTDSVQKELEERQGMARRGLVLATITRIKQICNHPAHFLGDGSGVVLRGRHRSGKVQELMRLIDVAVETDQRMLIFTQYRAFGDIIRPYLSERLGEDIPFLHGGVSKTNRDAMVDRFQATDGPRAMILSLKAGGTGLNLTAASMVVHMDRWWNPAVENQATDRAFRIGQHRNVAVYKMITAGTLEESIQDILDGKTQLAGAVVGEGEGWITELDPEQLAQLMSYRERES
- a CDS encoding metallophosphoesterase family protein, with amino-acid sequence MTRVRFIHTSDLQIGMTRWFLGLDQPLFDDSRLAAIRRLGELATETGSEFIVVAGDVFEHNSLSERVIGRALEALRALPVPVYLLPGNHDPLVADNIFRRTEGVEGVHVVTSTEPVPVSEGVEIVGAPWRSKFPVGDLVRVALEPLVPTDAIRIGLAHGQIESRSSDAVAGLIDLAYVEEKLAVGTLDYLAMGDTHSTASLSSTGRVWFSGAPETTDFAEQSGGGENDSGNALVVTVVKEGLTSEVEVEKHSVGQWMFASLSADLYCAEDVEDFLARLDAYPEKERTVIKYALSGTLTLTDTQNLEQGIDARRPVFAALYERERLMDLHLEPGDDEIEHLSVGGVAQGALAELFDDPDDPIARDAVNLMFRLAKES
- a CDS encoding AAA family ATPase, with amino-acid sequence MRIHSLTIDNVRAIEHLEITGLPDTGVVVVHGDNEQGKSTILDALDAVLNHRHSSGKGEVKQLAPVHRDEAPEVTARLSVGPVELTIRKRWLKKKSAELTVHAPSRGNYTGAEADLKLEEILGEHLDKNLIEALFLRQGTFAEAVKAAGIPSLQRALAGEQGEEAVDATEDDALMAAVEKEYGRFFTNTGKENKALINSRRDRDKAAEELADAEKQLRDLQSYVDQVDRLEQSRDGDVADLPAAREQLEEAEAALVAARQAESGAAVVRGEVERVRQAVTAAQRQLAERSELEEEAAELSSAEAALATRLTQAKEKAEQQAAQVATLGKLWEEAKQRRAAAVDSVKAARKMLEVLENAAARDELAGVVEKLDALDENIASVRARAAGKQVTDRDVRAVEQAVQEVEVARRFRDMAVPHLELTSAGEATVSVNGEPATVGQSLRVDMREGTELTIGEVTATYHAGNSTDASADETVERAEAALADQLAELGCADLDQVRQLREEARSTEQGMARLVEQRTDLLAGRSADDIRARAANLAELLQDTDIPDSDLSAARAEVLAAETARDDADQEVDKAEGSLSTWRDAGAERDLVRVQADHDNTAERAVIVAGKLAALEEGQPKEELTAQLKEADEQLATAEEKLRVAEVEVAQADPSGKEAAVDATLARVDSLTARIKKAEVELARLDGYITQAAGAAERVELARSDDEAMRRQLASLERKANAAARLREVLRRHRDQARARYAQPFVDELTSLAKTVFGPDVAFDLTENLTIRDRTVGGATVPLASLSGGAKEQLAILTRFAIASLISGEGTGQVGVPVIVDDALGSTDPRRLQRMGQLFSQMGKETQVIVLTCFPQRFDWVNPKTEYSITQLKGAR